In Panicum virgatum strain AP13 chromosome 4N, P.virgatum_v5, whole genome shotgun sequence, a single window of DNA contains:
- the LOC120670447 gene encoding putative 1-phosphatidylinositol-3-phosphate 5-kinase FAB1C yields MGVPIAQKSDSWTAELAMTDCGGLGVRHINGGRGGAVEQRESGEKGPPVSPPERFFTPPAPRMAAWRRMSSPGPLRCSTPRSVGYEDGEDSDRYFSPQSEFSQDNSDTDSASTSISRLYTFRLGTSSPLDSPIKQLGVGDTSPSRRGAHSPSYPWNSGRVSDDVDSSFINSPPRDDEQNKDVVQPVDFESRHIWYPPPPQDEGDDLENGFFKYDDDDDNDVCDGKVFGNVIHDYGDGDDDDLLGTKGKHNIAHKEFLRSALHGHFKALVSQLLQGHGVYPVDGWSEIVASLAWQAATFVRPDTSKGGSMDPSDYVKIKCVASGNPNDSAFIKGVVCSKNVKHKRMVSKHENPRLLLLGGALEHQKVTNKLASINSILQENEYLKNAVAKIEAQHPHVLLVEKSIPLDAQQLLAKDISLVLNVKRSLLERISRCTGAQIASSIENITSTMVGHCQTFWIERVTECSSPRMSNKKTVKTLMFFDGCPRRLGCTIVLRGKSYEELKKVKLAVQFALFAAYHLSLETSYLADEGATLPKVPSDLQLDKQIFSSSHCQQNLNEFQTTDERTSGNGCIMPCFDGTLASQSHLRADLIHKEYVEPHSRADSSQEDYNGGTIDVYPYSTKASMHDGCMPPVGRMLKVESDLDNGWNHISDEERVAIRDHNENHLATSDNPQSILVSLSIACPLRGIVCKQSQLFRIKFYGTFDKPLGRYFREDLFVQTSCCESCKEPAESHVRCYTHQQGSLTISVRTLSSVKLPGEHDGKIWMWHRCLRCKPKDGVPPATQRVIMSDAACGLSFGKFLELSFSNHTTANRIASCGHSLQRDCLRFYGLGSMVAVFRYSPVDILSVNLPPSVLDFAYPTTQDWVIKEAADVASRKEHLYREIVAKVDCIEQTIKAQNVTMKPGLYNHVADLKELVKVEWKKYDILSGFSNIDNLLKFRPIVDVLELNHLRRELVLDIHIWDRRLYMMHSLTKENCHTVPTDAQCSDKLTENLLEEPKDVVSCKHGTINNSLEQTQPGTLELATDSAKPIPTREQNNTNGSHFGLKTNIAADVSLQSGSASISSVLGPSEIHSEGVLGDEFKAEKMLQKSQSSASNLSDRIDLAWTGSGQFVDDPPQCGMETVSVRPATLKDDPAYQKVIAPIRIKSFDSAVSSRNRLSPVDDSNANIRRSYSQRPPKAIERTGRAWSPTFMNNLSLSGIVDGEGRLLLSQNDSDVVVPIYDDEPSSMIAHAITVPEYRRFLLPLMDENNESSVLNYAAHKSSRSTLDGSMRSYGSDQAQAVTGNDSKDNHLTVSFEDEDSYSVDKAKFSVTCYFAKQFDAIRRKCCPDELDYIRSLSRCKRWSAQGGKSNVYFAKTLDDRFVIKQVTRTELDSFEDYAVDYFKYLTESVSSGSPTCLTKILGLYQIIAKNLRDGKELKMDVMVMENLFFKRNVSRIYDLKGSLRSRYNPDASGNNKVLLDLNLLETLHTKPIFLGSKAKRRLERAVWNDTSFLASVDVMDYSLLVGIDEERKELVMGIIDYLRQYTWDKQLETWVKASGFLGGSKDVLPTIISPDQYKKRFRKAMSKYFLTLPDQWSP; encoded by the exons ATGGGAGTGCCCATCGCGCAGAAGTCCGATTCTTGGACTGCTGAGCTCGCGATGACGGActgcggcggcctcggcgtccgGCATATTAACGGAGGCCGAGGGGGTGCCGTGGAGCAGCGCGAATCCGGCGAGAAAGGGCCTCCGGTGTCCCCACCGGAGCGGTTCTTTACGCCGCCTGCGCCGAGGATGGCTGCGTGGCGGCGCATGTCGTCGCCTGGTCCTCTCCGGTGCTCGACGCCGAG GAGTGTTGGGTACGAAGATGGTGAGGACTCGGACAGGTACTTCTCCCCCCAGAGTGAGTTTTCTCAAGACAATTCTGATACGGATTCAGCGAGCACAAGTATCAGTAGGTTGTACACCTTCCGGTTGGGGACTTCGAGCCCTTTAGATAGTCCTATCAAACAATTGGGAGTAGGAGACACAAGTCCTTCCAGGAGGGGTGCTCATTCTCCTAGTTATCCTTGGAATTCTGGCCGTGTATCAGATGATGTGGATTCTAGCTTTATCAATTCACCCCCTCGTGATGATGAGCAGAATAAGGATGTTGTACAACCAGTTGATTTTGAGAGTAGACATATCTGGTATCCTCCACCACCCCAGGATGAGGGTGATGATCTTGAAAATGGTTTTTTTAAatatgacgatgatgatgacaatgATGTTTGTGACGGGAAGGTTTTTGGAAATGTTATCCATGATTATggcgatggtgatgatgatgatttatTGGGGACCAAAGGAAAACATAATATAGCTCATAAAGAGTTCCTGAGGAGTGCTTTACATGGGCATTTCAAGGCTCTTGTGTCCCAGTTGCTCCAAGGACATGGAGTTTATCCTGTGGATGGCTGGTCAGAAATAGTGGCCTCACTAGCATGGCAGGCAGCAACCTTTGTTCGGCCAGATACGAGCAAAGGTGGTAGCATGGATCCCTCAGATTATGTCAAAATCAAATGTGTAGCATCAGGAAATCCAAATGATAG TGCTTTCATTAAAGGTGTTGTTTGTTCCAAGAATGTAAAACATAAACGTATGGTGTCAAAGCACGAGAACCCTAGGTTGCTTCTTTTGGGAGGAGCATTGGAACACCAGAAAGTTACAAACAAACTGGCGTCGATAAACAGCATTCTACAG GAAAATGAGTACCTTAAAAATGCTGTTGCTAAGATAGAAGCCCAACACCCTCATGTCTTGCTGGTGGAGAAAAGTATACCGTTGGATGCTCAACAGCTTCTTGCAAAAGATATCTCTTTAGTATTGAATGTAAAGAGATCACTCCTGGAAAGAATATCACGCTGCACAGGTGCTCAAATTGCATCATCCATTGAAAACATTACTTCTACAATGGTCGGACATTGCCAAACATTCTGGATTGAGAGAGTCACAGAATGTTCATCACCAAGGATGTCAAACAAAAAAACAGTCAAGACACTGATGTTTTTTGATGGTTGCCCAAGACGCTTGGGGTGCACG ATTGTTCTAAGAGGCAAATCCTACGAAGAGTTAAAGAAGGTCAAACTTGCTGTACagtttgctttatttgcagCATACCACTTGTCACTTGAAACCTCATATCTTGCTGATGAGGGTGCAACACTTCCAAAAGTCCCTTCAGATCTTCAACTTGACAAGCAGATTTTTTCCTCAAGTCATTGTCAGCAGAATTTGAATGAATTTCAAACAACTGATGAGAGAACTTCTGGAAATGGGTGCATCATGCCCTGCTTTGATGGTACTTTGGCAAGTCAATCCCATTTAAGAGCTGACTTAATTCACAAGGAATATGTAGAGCCTCATTCAAGAGCTGACTCAAGTCAGGAAGATTATAATGGTGGAACCATTGACGTGTACCCTTATTCCACAAAAGCTTCAATGCATGATGGCTGCATGCCACCTGTTGGTCGAATGTTAAAGGTTGAAAGTGACTTGGATAATGGTTGGAATCATATATCAGATGAAGAACGTGTAGCAATACGTGATCATAATGAAAATCACCTCGCAACATCTGACAACCCACAGAGCATTTTggtttccttgtcaattgcgTGCCCTCTGAGAGGAATTGTATGCAAGCAATCTCAGCTCTTTCGCATAAAGTTCTATGGTACCTTTGATAAGCCACTTGGAAGATATTTCCGTGAAGACTTATTTGTTCAG ACTTCATGCTGTGAATCTTGCAAGGAGCCTGCAGAATCTCATGTGCGATGTTATACTCATCAACAAGGCAGTCTCACAATCAGTGTCAGAACTCTTTCATCTGTCAAGTTACCTGGGGAGCATGATGGGAAGATATGGATGTGGCATCGGTGTCTCAGATGCAAACCAAAAGATGGAGTCCCTCCGGCCACACAAAGGGTGATCATGTCAGATGCAGCATGTGGATTATCTTTTGGAAAATTTCTGGAACTTAGCTTTTCAAATCACACGACGGCCAATCGAATTGCCTCCTGTGGACACTCCCTCCAGAGGGACTGTCTTCGGTTTTATGG GCTTGGAAGCATGGTTGCTGTATTCCGTTATTCACCAGTAGACATTCTTTCTGTCAACTTACCACCCTCTGTACTGGACTTTGCTTATCCAACAACTCAAGATTGGGTCATCAAAGAGGCTGCTGAT GTAGCCTCTAGGAAGGAGCACCTTTATAGGGAAATTGTGGCTAAAGTTGACTGCATTGAACAGACAATTAAAGCACAGAATGTTACCATGAAGCCAGGCTTGTATAATCATGTTGCTGATCTTAAGGAGTTAGTTAAAGTTGAGTGGAAGAAGTATGAT ATTTTGTCGGGATTTTCCAACATAGATAACTTGCTGAAATTTAGACCAATTGTGGATGTTCTAGAGCTCAATCATCTGAGGCGAGAGCTTGTACTTGATATTCACATATGGGACCGCAGACTGTACATGATGCACTCCCTCACTAAAGAGAACTGTCATACTGTGCCGACCGATGCACAATGTTCTGACAAGCTTACTGAAAACTTATTAGAAGAACCAAAGGATGTGGTATCCTGTAAACATGGAACTATCAATAATTCTCTAGAACAGACTCAACCAGGTACATTGGAACTGGCCACAGATTCAGCAAAACCAATCCCCACAAGGGAACAGAATAATACTAATGGGTCACATTTTGGATTGAAAACCAACATTGCAGCTGATGTATCTCTGCAATCTGGCTCAGCTAGTATAAGCTCTGTCCTTGGCCCAAGTGAAATACATAGTGAAGGAGTGCTGGGTGATGAATTTAAAGCTGAAAAGATGTTGCAGAAGTCACAATCTTCTGCCTCCAATCTTTCTGACAGAATTGACTTAGCATGGACTGGATCTGGTCAGTTTGTTGATGATCCCCCACAATGTGGCATGGAGACAGTTTCAGTCAGACCTGCTACCCTGAAGGATGATCCTGCATACCAGAAGGTTATAGCACCAATTAGAATCAAATCATTCGATTCTGCTGTCAGTTCCAGAAATAGGTTATCACCTGTTGATGATTCAAATGCTAACATAAGAAGATCTTATTCGCAAAGGCCCCCAAAGGCTATTGAGAGAACTGGCAGGGCTTGGTCTCCAACGTTCATGAACAACCTGTCACTTTCTGGTATAGTGGATGGTGAGGGTCGGTTGCTACTGTCTCAAAATGATTCAGATGTAGTCGTTCCAATTTATGATGATGAGCCATCTAGCATGATAGCCCATGCCATAACTGTTCCAGAATATCGCAGGTTCTTGTTGCCACTGATGGATGAGAATAATGAATCGAGCGTATTGAATTATGCCGCACATAAGTCTTCTAGGAGCACTTTAGATGGATCAATGCGGAGCTATGGTTCTGATCAGGCTCAAGCTGTAACTGGAAATGATTCTAAGGATAACCATTTGACAGTTTCTTTTGAGGATGAAGACTCATATTCTGTTGATAAAGCAAAATTTTCTGTGACATGTTATTTTGCAAAGCAGTTTGATGCAATCAGAAGAAAGTGCTGTCCAGATGAGTTAGACTATATCCGCTCTTTAAGCCGCTGCAAGAGATGGAGTGCTCAAGGTGGCAAGAGTAATGTCTACTTTGCCAAAACACTAGATGACAGATTTGTCATAAAACAAGTGACTCGGACAGAATTAGATTCATTTGAGGATTATGCAGTTGATTACTTCAAATATTTAACAGAATCTGTATCTTCTGGAAGCCCAACTTGCCTCACTAAAATCCTTGGTCTTTACCAG ATCATTGCCAAGAATTTGAGAGATGGAAAGGAGCTGAAGATGGATGTAATGGTAATGGAAAACCTATTTTTCAAGAGGAATGTATCAAGAATATATGACCTAAAAGGTTCCTTGCGTTCCCGATACAATCCTGATGCGTCAGGGAACAACAAGGTTCTCTTAGATCTGAATCTGTTAGAGACACTTCACACGAAGCCCATTTTTCTCGGAAGCAAAGCAAAGCGAAGGCTGGAACGAGCAGTCTGGAATGATACGTCTTTTCTGGCA TCGGTGGATGTGATGGACTACTCTCTTCTAGTTGGCATtgatgaagaaaggaaagagCTTGTGATGGGGATCATCGACTATCTTCGGCAATACACTTGGGATAAACAACTAGAGACTTGGGTGAAGGCATCAGGTTTCTTGGGTGGCTCCAAAGATGTTCTGCCAACGATCATATCCCCAGATCAGTACAAGAAGAGATTCAGGAAGGCCATGTCGAAGTACTTCTTGACTCTCCCTGACCAATGGTCACCGTGA